A stretch of Paenibacillus sp. URB8-2 DNA encodes these proteins:
- a CDS encoding endonuclease/exonuclease/phosphatase family protein: protein MQHVRLSEKEMAEQIPALPPSRYHVASFNIRFDNPEDQGNRWEFRKPNLLGMLHYYSWDIIGLQEVCGNQLTELATLSSYRYEGEGRDGGLNGEHCPIFYRKDIFEKEAGGTFWLSLSPGEPSISWEADCRRICTWAKLRDKRTGQALVFLNTHLDHISEEARFQGARLITDWIASYVPDTPVIMTGDFNAGREERCYRKLNGFLRDAKWVSEEIPYGPEGTFSNFDYHMPWPGMKEIDYILVSEQVKVVSVRTVTDSFDGQYPSDHFPVTAEVEIRK, encoded by the coding sequence TTGCAGCACGTACGACTTTCAGAGAAAGAGATGGCAGAGCAGATTCCTGCTTTACCCCCGTCCCGTTACCATGTGGCTTCATTTAATATTCGCTTTGACAATCCCGAGGATCAGGGAAACCGCTGGGAATTTCGCAAGCCCAATCTTCTGGGAATGCTTCATTACTATTCTTGGGACATTATCGGTCTTCAAGAGGTTTGCGGAAATCAGCTGACCGAATTGGCCACGCTCTCCAGCTACCGTTATGAGGGCGAAGGTCGCGATGGAGGGCTGAACGGCGAACATTGTCCCATATTCTATCGCAAGGATATTTTCGAGAAGGAAGCTGGAGGAACGTTTTGGCTTTCCTTGTCTCCGGGAGAACCCTCAATATCCTGGGAGGCGGACTGCCGCCGGATATGCACCTGGGCGAAATTGCGGGACAAGAGAACCGGACAGGCTCTTGTCTTTCTGAATACGCACCTCGACCATATCAGCGAAGAAGCCCGATTTCAAGGGGCGAGATTGATTACCGACTGGATAGCCTCGTATGTCCCGGATACTCCGGTGATCATGACGGGCGACTTTAATGCAGGCCGGGAAGAACGCTGCTACCGTAAATTAAACGGTTTTTTAAGGGATGCCAAATGGGTTTCAGAAGAGATTCCGTACGGTCCTGAAGGCACTTTTTCAAATTTTGATTACCACATGCCGTGGCCGGGAATGAAGGAGATCGACTATATCCTGGTCAGTGAACAAGTCAAGGTTGTCTCGGTGCGAACGGTGACCGACAGCTTTGACGGACAGTACCCGTCCGATCATTTTCCTGTAACCGCTGAGGTGGAAATCCGGAAATAG
- a CDS encoding extracellular solute-binding protein: MKKTISLMMIFTLCLLLAACGNGNSSPDQGASSPAASNGQTEPQSSQAPVNEKLIVYTNSNSDGRGEWLIDKAKAAGFDIEIVGAGGADLTNRLIAEKNNPIADVVYGLNSMLYEILTQNDVLEPFTPEWAGEVEEGLNDPDGYYHSLVKQAILLAYNPEKYTPETAPKDWSDLWNKAEYKGMYEAPTLLGQGTPRIVAAGILTRYQDPSGEYGISKEGWEQIKKFYDNGVPAVEGEDFYSKLAGGQTPIGAMVSGVLASKEKQYGVKSGIVSPEIGVPVIVEQTAIVKGTKKRETAERFINWLGSNETQGEFAKEFNSMPANVIAAEQANEDVKKLYDSIKTQTMDWAFIAQNIDNWAEKIELEVLK; encoded by the coding sequence ATGAAAAAAACGATAAGCCTGATGATGATTTTTACGCTGTGTTTGCTGCTGGCCGCCTGCGGGAACGGAAATTCTTCCCCTGATCAAGGGGCTTCCTCACCGGCAGCATCCAATGGACAAACGGAGCCGCAGAGCAGCCAGGCTCCTGTAAATGAGAAATTGATTGTCTATACCAATTCCAATTCGGATGGCAGAGGCGAATGGCTGATCGACAAGGCGAAGGCAGCCGGATTCGATATTGAGATTGTGGGTGCGGGCGGCGCCGATCTTACCAACCGTCTGATAGCGGAGAAGAACAATCCTATCGCCGATGTGGTGTATGGCTTGAACTCTATGCTGTATGAAATTCTGACCCAGAACGATGTGCTTGAACCCTTCACTCCGGAGTGGGCCGGTGAGGTTGAAGAGGGTTTGAATGATCCCGACGGTTACTATCACAGTTTGGTGAAGCAGGCCATTTTGCTGGCTTATAATCCGGAAAAATACACGCCGGAAACCGCGCCCAAGGATTGGTCCGATCTGTGGAACAAAGCGGAATACAAGGGCATGTACGAAGCGCCGACCTTGCTGGGACAAGGTACGCCGCGGATCGTCGCAGCGGGCATTCTGACGCGTTATCAGGACCCAAGCGGAGAATACGGCATTTCGAAAGAAGGCTGGGAACAAATCAAGAAGTTCTATGATAACGGCGTTCCCGCAGTGGAAGGAGAGGACTTCTACTCCAAGCTGGCCGGCGGCCAAACGCCGATCGGCGCGATGGTATCGGGCGTATTGGCATCCAAAGAGAAGCAGTACGGCGTTAAATCCGGCATAGTATCACCGGAGATCGGCGTTCCGGTCATTGTTGAACAAACGGCAATCGTAAAAGGGACAAAGAAGCGGGAAACGGCGGAACGTTTCATCAACTGGCTGGGAAGCAATGAGACGCAGGGCGAATTTGCGAAAGAGTTTAACTCGATGCCGGCCAACGTCATAGCCGCGGAACAGGCCAATGAAGATGTGAAAAAACTGTACGACTCCATTAAAACGCAGACGATGGATTGGGCCTTTATCGCCCAGAATATTGACAATTGGGCCGAGAAAATCGAGCTGGAAGTATTGAAATAA
- a CDS encoding ABC transporter ATP-binding protein, translating into MITFKDIHIQFGELSVIPNLNLQIREGEFFTFLGPSGCGKTTILRSLVGFINPSGGQILLNDRDITNVPIEKRGISMVFQSYALFPTLNVYENIAFGLRVQKIPSARLDEEVRDIARKVDLSEEQLFKKVSELSGGQQQRVAIARALVLKPSILALDEPLSNLDAKLRVQLRNELKSLQKKFGITTIYVTHDQEEALTLSDRIAVFHKGVAEQVGTPQEIYNHSATEFVCNFIGSSNRLDPALAGGPLKPWADPGKNVYIRHEKVSLHPFSSEETAVVLKGRIVEQEFYGIYTKYTIDTGGYGMLKSVEIANSLNSRSAGDEVEVYLNVQDILQYD; encoded by the coding sequence ATGATTACATTCAAAGATATTCATATTCAGTTCGGAGAACTATCGGTTATTCCCAACCTGAACCTGCAGATCAGGGAAGGTGAGTTTTTTACCTTTCTGGGTCCGTCCGGCTGCGGAAAGACGACCATTCTTCGCAGTCTGGTCGGCTTTATCAACCCGTCGGGCGGACAAATTTTGCTGAACGACCGGGACATCACCAATGTTCCAATCGAAAAGAGAGGGATCAGCATGGTGTTTCAGAGCTATGCGCTGTTTCCCACTTTGAATGTCTATGAGAATATCGCTTTTGGACTGCGGGTGCAGAAGATTCCTTCCGCCCGCTTGGATGAAGAAGTACGCGATATCGCGCGAAAGGTCGACTTAAGCGAAGAACAGCTCTTCAAGAAAGTATCCGAATTGTCCGGCGGACAGCAGCAGCGGGTGGCCATTGCCAGAGCGCTTGTGCTGAAGCCGAGCATTCTGGCTCTGGACGAGCCTTTATCCAATCTGGATGCCAAGCTTCGGGTGCAGCTGCGCAACGAGCTGAAGAGTCTGCAAAAAAAGTTTGGCATCACCACGATTTACGTTACGCATGACCAGGAAGAGGCCTTGACTCTTTCGGACCGGATCGCGGTGTTCCATAAAGGGGTTGCCGAGCAGGTAGGGACGCCGCAGGAGATTTATAACCATTCCGCGACCGAGTTCGTATGCAACTTCATCGGGAGCAGCAATCGGCTGGACCCCGCTCTTGCCGGCGGTCCGTTGAAGCCTTGGGCAGATCCGGGGAAGAACGTGTATATCCGCCATGAAAAAGTCAGCCTTCATCCTTTTTCGAGCGAGGAAACTGCGGTTGTACTCAAAGGCAGAATTGTGGAGCAGGAATTTTACGGTATTTACACCAAGTATACGATAGATACCGGCGGATACGGCATGCTGAAAAGCGTGGAAATCGCTAATAGCCTGAACAGCCGATCGGCCGGAGACGAAGTTGAGGTATATCTCAATGTCCAGGATATTTTGCAGTATGACTAA
- a CDS encoding ABC transporter permease has translation MYAFLGWFIVAFLIYPNLNVYYEIFWGGGSFSLDAVHKLISSERAMKSLYNSFILALSLVVTVNLVGIFLVLVTEYFEIKGAKILRLGYFTTLVYSGVVLVSGYKFIYGDSGFITRVLSHLFPAINVNWFHGYGAVLFVMTFACTSNHVIFLTNAIRKLDFQTVEAARNMGASTLYILRRVVLPVLKPTIFALTVLLFLTGLGATSAPLILGGSEFQTITPMILTFARSVTSKDLAALLALVLGVATLLLLTLMIRIEKNGNFMSVSKVKSALVKQKINNRICNVLVHTAAYLLFVIYIIPVVLIILFSFTDARSISTATLSSGEFTLDNYITVFSNMTAFKPYLVSICYAAVASLAVVVLTLMASRILHKFNNIWSRTLEYALLIPWMLPSTLIAIGLIVTFDTPKPILGNTVLLGTLWLLLIAYVIVHIPFTLRMVKASFFSIDGNLEDAAKNLGARSFYSFRRVLLPIILPSALAVLALNFNSILADYDLTVFLYHPLYQPLGIVIKNSTDAQALADTQALTLVYSVILMIMSAITLYGVYGRSSRSKTK, from the coding sequence ATGTATGCTTTTCTTGGATGGTTTATCGTCGCTTTTCTGATTTATCCCAATCTTAATGTTTATTACGAGATTTTTTGGGGCGGCGGTTCATTCTCGCTGGATGCGGTTCACAAATTAATTTCCTCCGAGCGGGCGATGAAAAGTCTGTACAACAGCTTCATTCTTGCCTTATCGCTGGTTGTCACGGTTAATCTGGTCGGCATCTTTCTCGTTCTGGTTACGGAGTATTTTGAGATTAAGGGCGCCAAAATACTGAGGCTCGGTTATTTTACCACATTGGTATACAGCGGGGTTGTCCTGGTATCGGGCTATAAGTTCATATACGGGGACTCCGGCTTTATCACCAGGGTTCTGTCTCATCTGTTTCCTGCTATCAATGTCAACTGGTTTCACGGATATGGGGCGGTGCTGTTTGTCATGACCTTCGCCTGCACCTCCAACCATGTGATCTTCCTGACCAATGCGATCCGCAAGCTGGATTTCCAAACGGTAGAAGCGGCGAGAAATATGGGTGCCTCCACATTGTATATCTTGAGGCGCGTCGTACTGCCGGTGCTGAAACCGACGATTTTTGCACTGACGGTTCTGCTTTTTCTCACCGGGCTTGGAGCGACATCGGCGCCGCTGATTTTGGGCGGTTCCGAATTTCAGACCATTACGCCCATGATTCTTACCTTTGCAAGAAGTGTAACTTCAAAGGATCTGGCGGCTCTTCTGGCCCTTGTCTTGGGAGTGGCCACGCTGCTGCTTCTGACCTTGATGATCCGGATTGAAAAAAACGGGAACTTCATGTCGGTATCCAAGGTGAAATCCGCGCTGGTTAAGCAAAAAATCAACAATAGAATATGCAATGTGCTGGTTCATACCGCCGCGTATCTCTTGTTTGTCATTTATATCATTCCCGTTGTGCTTATTATTTTGTTTTCTTTTACCGATGCCCGGAGTATTTCCACAGCCACGCTGTCTTCCGGCGAATTTACACTGGACAACTATATCACCGTTTTTTCCAATATGACCGCGTTCAAACCGTATTTGGTCAGCATTTGTTATGCGGCGGTTGCTTCATTGGCTGTGGTGGTGCTAACCTTGATGGCTTCCCGAATACTGCATAAATTCAATAATATCTGGAGCCGGACGCTGGAATACGCCTTGCTGATTCCCTGGATGTTGCCCTCCACGCTGATCGCCATCGGACTGATTGTCACCTTTGACACACCCAAGCCAATTTTGGGGAATACCGTGCTGCTGGGCACTTTGTGGCTGCTGCTGATCGCTTATGTGATCGTCCATATTCCGTTTACGCTCCGAATGGTGAAAGCCTCTTTTTTCAGTATTGACGGTAATTTGGAGGATGCCGCTAAAAATCTGGGGGCGCGTTCCTTCTATTCGTTCAGAAGAGTGCTGCTGCCGATTATTCTTCCGTCTGCCTTGGCGGTATTGGCGCTTAATTTCAATAGCATACTGGCGGATTATGATCTTACGGTATTTCTGTACCACCCGTTATATCAGCCGCTCGGCATTGTAATTAAAAACAGCACCGACGCGCAGGCGCTGGCCGACACTCAGGCATTGACCCTGGTGTATTCCGTAATCCTGATGATCATGTCAGCCATTACGCTGTATGGCGTATACGGCAGAAGTAGCCGCAGCAAAACAAAATAA
- a CDS encoding ABC transporter substrate-binding protein — MKRRFAFLIAIVCILIVAGCGNGGNNNSSAKSTNSGTSETAAPAASEAPKKDVTIKVFQFKVEIAEQINALAEEYEKETGVKVQVETHGGGEDYGALLKAEIASGSEPEIFNNGGFAALVPYMDRATDLSDQPWVSSLIPTSKIPTTVDGKLYGLPMNVEGYGLIYNKDLFAKAGITEEPKTLPQLKDAAAKLKAAGITPFEATNEWWSLGIHMVNVAMANQADPAQYIEDLKAGKQTIKGNDIFKQWLDFVDVVFNNSQDNKVTTDYATQVADFASGKAAMMMQGNWTQGDIDKIDPNLKLGLLPIPIGDKEGQIFVGVPNNWIVNSKSAHPEEAKAFLNWMVSSETGKKYLTKDFKFIPALSNISTTAEDIGQVAVAVQEKSATALSWNWDRFPDGVTQGFGAAMQEYLGGQVNRDQLLEKLDKAIQDIVKQ; from the coding sequence ATGAAGAGACGATTCGCATTTCTGATCGCAATCGTTTGCATCCTGATTGTTGCAGGCTGCGGCAATGGCGGAAATAACAATTCCTCCGCTAAGAGCACCAACAGCGGCACCTCAGAGACCGCGGCTCCGGCTGCATCGGAAGCGCCCAAAAAAGACGTAACGATCAAAGTGTTCCAGTTCAAGGTTGAAATTGCGGAACAGATCAATGCGCTGGCCGAAGAGTATGAGAAGGAAACCGGCGTCAAAGTCCAGGTTGAAACTCACGGCGGCGGCGAAGACTACGGCGCGCTGCTGAAAGCGGAAATCGCATCCGGCTCTGAACCCGAAATCTTCAACAACGGCGGTTTCGCTGCTCTCGTCCCATACATGGACCGTGCAACCGACCTGTCGGATCAACCTTGGGTCAGCAGCCTGATCCCTACCTCCAAAATCCCGACAACGGTGGACGGCAAGCTGTACGGCCTGCCGATGAACGTTGAAGGCTACGGCCTGATTTACAACAAGGACCTGTTCGCCAAAGCCGGCATTACCGAAGAACCGAAGACGCTGCCGCAGCTGAAAGATGCCGCAGCCAAGCTGAAAGCCGCAGGCATCACGCCTTTCGAAGCAACCAATGAATGGTGGTCGTTGGGTATTCACATGGTGAATGTGGCCATGGCCAACCAAGCCGATCCTGCGCAATATATCGAGGACCTGAAAGCAGGCAAACAAACGATCAAGGGCAATGATATTTTCAAACAATGGCTGGATTTCGTTGACGTTGTCTTCAATAACTCACAAGACAATAAAGTAACGACAGACTATGCTACTCAAGTCGCCGATTTTGCTTCCGGCAAGGCAGCCATGATGATGCAGGGCAACTGGACGCAGGGCGACATCGACAAGATCGATCCGAACCTGAAGCTGGGCCTGCTTCCGATCCCGATAGGCGACAAAGAAGGACAAATTTTCGTCGGCGTGCCGAACAACTGGATCGTGAACAGCAAATCAGCTCATCCGGAAGAAGCCAAAGCATTCCTCAATTGGATGGTCAGCTCGGAAACCGGCAAGAAATATTTGACGAAAGATTTTAAATTCATTCCGGCTCTGTCTAATATCTCGACCACTGCCGAAGATATCGGTCAAGTCGCTGTAGCCGTACAAGAGAAATCGGCAACAGCCCTGAGCTGGAACTGGGACAGATTCCCGGATGGCGTGACTCAAGGCTTCGGCGCAGCCATGCAGGAATACCTGGGCGGTCAAGTCAACCGCGACCAACTGCTTGAGAAGCTGGATAAAGCCATTCAGGATATCGTTAAGCAGTAA
- a CDS encoding carbohydrate ABC transporter permease, with amino-acid sequence MKVSQYKTKTFVLEVLAILLAFVFLAPFYLVLTNSVKTLKEILLDAASFPQLFHWSNYTSVWKMIDFPQAFWNSVQISLLSVLLIVLFSSMAAYQIVRKPTKFNSFVFLLLVSAMIIPFQSLMLQLVRVTSLLELRGELYGIVACYLGFGMPLSVFLFHGFIKTVPFELEEAARVDGSNPYGVFFRIVFPLLMPIMVTVVILNTLWIWNDYLLPVLIIGGNKDLTTLPLAVTKFFGQYTKKWDLALAGLVMAITPILLFFLILQRYIVEGVTAGSVKG; translated from the coding sequence ATGAAAGTCAGCCAGTACAAGACCAAAACCTTTGTTCTCGAAGTTCTTGCCATCCTGCTTGCTTTCGTGTTTCTGGCGCCCTTCTACCTGGTGCTGACGAACTCGGTAAAAACGTTAAAGGAAATTCTGCTGGACGCCGCCTCGTTTCCCCAGCTTTTTCACTGGAGCAACTATACTAGTGTTTGGAAAATGATCGATTTCCCGCAGGCGTTCTGGAATTCCGTGCAAATTTCGCTGCTTAGCGTCTTACTCATCGTTCTGTTCAGCTCGATGGCCGCCTACCAGATCGTTAGAAAACCTACGAAATTCAACTCGTTTGTCTTCCTGCTGCTGGTTTCGGCCATGATCATTCCTTTTCAATCGCTGATGCTTCAACTTGTAAGGGTTACCAGTTTGCTTGAGCTCCGCGGAGAACTGTACGGGATCGTCGCCTGTTATCTCGGTTTCGGCATGCCGCTGTCGGTCTTCCTGTTCCACGGCTTCATCAAGACCGTACCGTTTGAGCTGGAAGAAGCAGCCCGGGTGGACGGCTCCAATCCGTACGGCGTCTTTTTCCGGATTGTCTTTCCGCTGCTGATGCCTATTATGGTCACGGTTGTTATCCTGAATACGCTGTGGATCTGGAACGACTACCTTCTGCCCGTTCTGATTATCGGGGGCAACAAGGATTTGACGACGCTGCCGCTTGCCGTCACGAAATTTTTCGGGCAGTATACCAAGAAGTGGGATCTCGCCCTGGCAGGTCTGGTGATGGCCATCACCCCGATTCTGCTGTTCTTCCTCATTCTGCAACGGTATATCGTAGAAGGAGTAACCGCCGGTTCCGTTAAAGGCTGA
- a CDS encoding carbohydrate ABC transporter permease has translation MKKAIGIQEGWEQSVNRRTAVKRAFGTRKGWSQQIVFLGPCLLFFLTIVITPFILGFYYSSTDWNGLDLDKAVWTGSANWSRILHDDNFWKSLFFTLRFTVISVVIANILALVLAFLLMASLKTKNVLRTVFFMPNVIGGILLGYIWQFIFTKGFATIGDLTNIAFFKLPWLGTPNTGFWGLVIVFVWQTAGYMMIIYIASLAGIPKDLIEAAKIDGARPYQLFTSVYVPLIMPAITICLFLTISNAFKMFDLNLSLTKGGPGTSTQSLAYNIYSEALINNRYGLGTAKALLFFAAVSLITITQVLITKRKEVSA, from the coding sequence ATGAAAAAAGCGATCGGCATTCAAGAGGGCTGGGAACAGTCCGTAAATAGGAGAACCGCTGTAAAAAGAGCTTTCGGTACACGTAAAGGCTGGAGCCAGCAGATCGTATTTTTGGGACCCTGCCTGCTGTTCTTTCTGACCATTGTGATAACCCCCTTTATTCTCGGCTTTTATTACTCTTCCACCGACTGGAACGGGCTTGATTTGGATAAAGCGGTGTGGACAGGCTCGGCCAACTGGAGCCGAATTCTGCATGACGACAATTTCTGGAAATCGTTATTTTTCACGCTCCGGTTTACCGTCATTTCCGTAGTGATCGCCAATATCTTGGCGCTGGTGCTGGCCTTCCTGCTGATGGCTTCGCTCAAGACCAAGAATGTGCTCCGGACCGTCTTCTTCATGCCCAATGTCATCGGCGGCATTCTGCTCGGCTACATTTGGCAGTTCATCTTTACTAAAGGCTTCGCCACAATCGGCGACCTGACGAACATTGCTTTCTTCAAGCTTCCGTGGCTTGGAACGCCGAACACCGGATTCTGGGGACTCGTCATCGTATTCGTCTGGCAGACCGCGGGATATATGATGATCATTTATATCGCGTCGCTCGCAGGCATTCCTAAGGATTTGATCGAAGCCGCCAAAATTGACGGTGCGCGTCCCTATCAGCTCTTTACAAGCGTGTACGTGCCGCTGATCATGCCGGCCATCACGATTTGCCTGTTCCTGACGATCTCCAACGCGTTCAAAATGTTCGACCTCAACCTGTCGCTGACCAAAGGCGGACCGGGAACCTCGACACAGTCGCTGGCGTATAACATCTACTCGGAAGCCCTGATCAATAACCGCTACGGCCTGGGCACTGCCAAGGCGCTGCTGTTCTTCGCCGCCGTATCGCTGATTACGATCACCCAGGTACTGATTACGAAGCGCAAGGAGGTATCCGCATAA
- a CDS encoding sensor histidine kinase: MFKHSIRNRLMALVLLAAVIPAGVSVMFSYLYTKQSVTEQSVGQNRKLLTLGTANLDNYFQGINQRALSIYSGINIQSSFYTSILEVKDPNGLPKGTVQPDNRNVVLSQLYNLFLSDRNIFKIHLYIRANKQSNMLLKGQFRREINTLYLPLSNPNGSNRPFVEVTHPDYSYDMKSGFPNFKPGETPVFSAHFPIYKTPSDEVIADLSIDFRLSDLEKIAKSMYNSDTELLYIANEQGKILYAPGSDWIGGAIDNEWRKRFQGGGSGHFSWRDKEFKGIVMYRHIDSAIFKGDIIKLVPYETLYSDARTISRINTGIGVLFLIIAGIAGVLISIGFTRPIKKLISYTQKVQIGQLDASVDSVSEDEFGLLARKITDMTRTINDLILQEYRLEIANKTNQLKVLQAQVNPHFLYNALQSIASLSLRYNAPKIYDLIYSLGSMMRYSMTTDGNQVTLQNEIEHVENYVILQRERFGEENLRMDVDIGESARAVIVPKMILQPLVENIFKHGFRDGIKDGIISIAAKLDDEGRLVITVRDNGMGIAGERLDEVRNCLKRVEPGGFCGIGLRNVLARLRLQISERSQLLLQGGEGGAEVVLIIPLDNTGNRKEKGTE; encoded by the coding sequence TTGTTCAAACACAGTATCCGCAATCGGCTGATGGCTCTTGTGCTGCTGGCTGCCGTTATTCCCGCCGGCGTCTCGGTCATGTTCTCATACCTTTATACGAAGCAGTCGGTTACCGAGCAGTCCGTGGGACAGAACCGCAAGCTGCTGACGCTGGGAACAGCTAATCTGGATAATTATTTCCAGGGGATCAACCAGCGGGCGCTGAGCATATACAGCGGAATTAATATACAGAGTTCATTCTATACCTCCATCCTGGAGGTCAAAGATCCGAACGGGCTTCCCAAAGGAACCGTCCAACCGGATAACCGGAATGTCGTATTATCGCAGTTGTACAATCTTTTTTTGTCCGACCGGAATATTTTTAAAATCCATCTATATATAAGAGCAAATAAACAGTCCAATATGCTGTTGAAAGGGCAATTCCGCCGGGAGATCAACACCTTGTATTTGCCGCTTTCCAACCCGAACGGCTCGAACCGCCCTTTCGTGGAAGTGACCCATCCGGATTATTCCTACGACATGAAATCGGGATTTCCGAACTTCAAGCCCGGGGAGACGCCGGTATTCAGCGCCCATTTCCCGATATACAAAACGCCCAGCGACGAGGTGATCGCCGATTTGTCGATCGACTTCCGGCTGTCGGACCTGGAGAAAATTGCAAAATCCATGTACAACTCCGACACCGAGCTTCTCTATATAGCCAATGAACAGGGAAAGATTCTGTACGCTCCGGGCAGCGATTGGATCGGAGGGGCAATTGACAATGAATGGAGAAAGCGGTTTCAGGGAGGGGGGAGCGGACATTTTTCCTGGAGAGATAAGGAATTTAAGGGTATTGTTATGTATAGGCATATTGACTCGGCAATCTTTAAAGGCGATATTATTAAACTGGTGCCCTATGAAACTCTGTACAGCGACGCAAGGACCATTAGCCGCATCAATACCGGAATCGGCGTGCTTTTTCTGATTATAGCGGGCATCGCGGGCGTATTGATCTCCATCGGCTTTACAAGACCGATCAAGAAGCTGATTTCCTATACGCAGAAGGTGCAGATCGGACAGCTGGACGCTTCCGTCGATTCGGTGAGCGAGGATGAGTTCGGGCTGCTGGCCCGTAAAATTACCGATATGACCCGGACGATCAACGATTTGATCCTGCAGGAATACCGGCTGGAAATCGCCAATAAGACCAATCAGTTGAAGGTTCTTCAGGCCCAGGTCAACCCGCATTTTCTGTATAATGCGCTGCAGTCCATCGCCAGCTTGTCCCTGCGGTACAACGCTCCCAAAATCTATGATCTCATTTATTCGCTGGGCAGCATGATGCGGTATTCCATGACGACGGACGGGAACCAGGTGACGCTTCAGAACGAGATCGAGCATGTGGAGAATTACGTCATTCTGCAAAGGGAGCGCTTCGGGGAAGAGAACTTGCGGATGGATGTTGATATCGGGGAAAGCGCCCGCGCCGTGATCGTGCCCAAAATGATTCTGCAGCCGCTCGTCGAGAACATATTCAAGCACGGTTTCCGGGACGGCATCAAGGACGGCATAATTTCAATCGCCGCCAAGCTGGATGATGAAGGTCGGCTGGTCATCACGGTCCGGGATAACGGCATGGGCATTGCGGGCGAACGCCTGGACGAAGTGAGAAACTGCCTTAAGCGGGTGGAGCCCGGCGGGTTCTGCGGAATCGGACTCCGCAATGTACTCGCAAGACTTCGGCTTCAGATCAGTGAGAGATCACAGCTTCTGCTGCAAGGCGGCGAAGGCGGAGCGGAAGTCGTCTTGATTATCCCTCTTGATAATACAGGCAACAGGAAGGAGAAGGGAACGGAATGA